In Chryseobacterium oryzae, the genomic stretch TAATCCGGACAGGATCCCATTGGTGTATTGTAAAACATAAGGAACAGAAGTATTGTTTTCCCTTACTTCCACTACCCTGTCATCTTGATAACGGAAGGTAATGTTTGAATTGGGTTCGGAATAACCAATAATCTGCATTTTATCATTGTAGGTTATTTTTGTTGTAGTTGACTCACCGTTTTGGGTCAGGATAAATGATTCCGGATATTTTTTAATTTCCGTTTCAGGAGTATCGTCATCACTATTACAGCTAAGTAAACTTAACGCAGAAATACTAAAAATCAATATATTTTTATTCATATAATTAAGGGTTTAGATGGAAAAAAATTTGTTATGAAATTATTTGTTCAAATCGATTCAATACAACGATAATGCCAACGCTTGACGGTAATTTGCTGTTAAAAATAATTAATCTACAAATAAGGCATCTTGTTTGTAACCTGATTACTATGAGCACAGAAAAACCAACATATCTGAACTTTAATAAGAAAGATTATTTCTGGAAACCTGATATTGACTATCGCCTTCATCCGGAAATGTATAAAGTTGGAAAAGGCGAACAAGGGGTTTTGATATGTGAACCTTACAAATCTGAAATAGGCAAACACTGGCGGTTCAAAAATGAGAAAATTGCCAAAATAAGTTCTGAAACAATATTCTCAATGTTTTTGGATTACCTTGAACAAGACGATTTCGTCGGTGCAGATATGGCAAGAAAATATCTTCAGATGGGCTTTACAAGAGCCAGAAGATATTTTAATTATAAAGGTGGCAAGAAATACGATGCAGAAAAAGGATATCAGCAGTTAGAGAAAGGTACTGGCGATCCTGAGAAAGCCAAGTCAGGAGATATTTTTTATAAGAAATGGAAACAGGCGGAAAAAAATCCAGTCTACTCCAAACTAAAAATTAATTGGAAGAATAAATTTGGGTAAAATGCCAAACCTTTACTTGCCGAGTTGAACCATCTAAACGCTAAAATCATCTGACAATTTCTTCTTTCCCTAAGATGATGGCACAAGCTTTGAATCTTATAATTCAATTTTTTCATCATAACTTACTTGACAATAAACCTGATATTAGTTGGGTTTTTATTTTAAATATTCTGCAAATCCACATAAGACATACTCGATTCACACTAATAAAAAATTTTACTGTGATCAATTTTGAGAATCCCTGATGCTTGCATTTTTTTATGACTCTGATGATTGTTTCAACCCTCAGGCCAGTAAGGCTTGCCAGTTGATTTCTTGTGAAAGGAACTTGGAAACTATACAGTTCTGTGTATCCAAAATAGTCTTTCAAATGATCAAGTAATTTTTGAATTTTTATCAGTGGATCGCTTATCGCCAAAAAAGAAGAAACTAAGTACCTGAAATGAAGACGCTCAGCGGTGTAGCGATTGACATCCAATAAAACCTGAGGATTATCAACAACCAAATCTAAATAAGCAGTTTTGGGCAAACAAATTATTACAGAAGCTGTCAAAGCTACTACGTTAATTGCATATGGCTTATCAGTCAGTAAATAGGATTCTCCAAAACAATGACCAACGAATGGAAAGCCATGCGCAAACTCTTTACCGTCATCAAATGTGTTACAGATTTTCACTGTTCCTACCTGAATCTGATAATAATACTTAGCCTGAATACCCTCTTTGAAAATAATATCATTTTCGTCATAGGATTTCAGAATGGCTCCATGTTTGAATAGTAGTTCGTCGTTTATAATCATATTCGGTTATTATTACTAAAATAATAACAAATGAATTATCTCAATCTACACATGGTATCAATTTTTAAAATTCAGTCATTATTATAAGGATGCAATAGTAGCATACTGTATTTACTTTTAGGAGCAAGTAGATTCTATAATGTGAAGTACATTCTTGCAAGTAAAATTATATAGATATTTTTTGCGTCAGGCACTTGCGGTAAAATATCTTCCACGTTTATTTTTTACTTAGTACAGGAGAATGAAGCAGCTCATATCCTGTCCAACAATACGTCATTATCAAAAAGGTCCAGAGACAAGAGGAAATAATTGCGGGAATTATCGATTAAATTTTCTACCCTTGAATCGATATCAGAAAGAGTGATTCAGAAAGAGTTTTTAAACAAAATCTAACTAATAACAAAATATCCCATAGAGCAAAATTTATTCTATGGGATATGTTCGAGAATCAGTTGCATGCACGTACTAACAATACATGAATTATCAATATTGGCAGATTTTTCAAGGATGGATGTGATCACCCCATTAAAGTAAGAGTTTAAGAATTGATGATTTTTCTCTCCTTTAGGCTCACCATTTCCTTTAAAATAAAATTTTTTCACGTTCATTTTATTCCAAGTACCGTTGTAGTTCATAATTTCAGCATTAAAAGTCGGACTATTACCTCTTATCTTTCCATTTTTAAACAAAAAAGATAAGGTATAATCGACATTATAATAAACAGGCGAGATGCCAGCGGATACTTTAAGTCCTTTATTCTTGTAAGCTGCTAAAGTAATAGCTTGCCCAGAAACCAAGGTTAAGCCATCTTTGGGATTTGAATATAGGGTATTGATCGACTTTAATACTTTGTCATAAAGCTCTTGCTATTTTGCACCAGGAACTTCCACTACAGTATAATCCAAATTATTTTTAGACAAGAAACCTGTTGGTGCTAGGGTAAAGTATTGTGAAAATGCGGAATTTGTAAATAATAGCAAAAATATTGCGCTTAATACGTAATTTTTCATATTTAATTGTTTAAGAAACTCCATCAACTGTATTACGTCAGTGTTAAATTGTTATTTTTTTGTAATTAACATCCTTTTGTAAAAAAGTCAAAAAACGAGAAGGTTAATGATCTTAAAAAGCCATATGGAGGCTGGTGATGTTGGAACAGATAACCATTTAATAATATAGAGTATCTTTTTTCTTAAAATTTTACAGCAGAACATAAAAACAACAACTGTCTAACGAGGTGGTTAATTTTTGTTCCTTAAGAAGATTATTTTTTTCTCCAAATTTACCATAGGGTATGGTTGTAAACTAATAACACATTAGGAAAGTTATCATACACCATACTGTCAGATAAAGAGTTAACAGTGTTATTTAGAATTCATACTTTTTCTTTTTACATTTGTTGATAAAATATAAACTAAAACTCCTTTTAGTAACAATATAGCACCAACAGAAGTTCGATTAATTCTTTGGAGAGGTACTATAGCCATCAACAGCATGCTTGATTTAGTGGTATATTTTGATTTCTCTATTTTGCAAACTTTCAATGCCTGATTAAGTTCAAAAAATGCTCAAGCCCTTTTCATAATATCTGTAATAATAATATTCATTAAACTTATCATTAAATTCATGCTAATCATAAAATGCTTCCCATAAAAATGATATATTTGCACACTTAAAAAATTATATTGAGAAAATTATTTTATTGATTAGCAAATTGTTAAAAGGTAATTTAATTTTCTTCGACTCATCAAATCTTATTGCAATATTTTTTAAAATGAACTTTAACTATTTTTTCAGCTACTTCGATTCCCACAAGATGAATCGAAAACCCATTCTAACAATTCTGCTTTTCCTAGGTTTCTTCGGCTCGTTTAACGCTCAAATGGGACCTAATGACGATTTTGATGGAGATGGAATTATTAACAGTCTTGATTTGGACGATGACAATGATGGAATTCTCGATTGTATTGAACGAGGATATTCCCAAACCGCAAGTGTTGACGATATTTTCAAACTTAATGGATCCGCTACTGAAATTAACAGCAAACAAATACGTTTAACTCAGGCTATTACTTACCAGAGCGGTCAAGCTTGGAGTAACGGTAAAGTTGATTTTTCAAAGAGTTTCGTTTTACGTTATGAAGCAAATCTCGGAGCTAATGATAACGGAGCTGACGGAATTGCAACAGTCTTTCACAATTCTCCATTAGGTGTAAACGCAGTAGGAGGAAGTGGAAGTGGTATGGGAGCAAACGGTATTCAAAATGGTATCGTCCTCGAAATAGACACCTATCAAAATGGAGCGGCTGAGGGTGATATTGCTAATGACCATGGTCAAATCTGGGTATCATCAAATCAGTCGGGAGCAGGACTGCTCACAACTGCAGCTGATCTTGGTCAGTTAGAAGATAATGTTTGGCGCGAAGTTGTTATTACATGGAATTTTACCACTAAAACATTATCATACACTGTCGGAGGTATAAACGCTGGAAGCTACACATTTCCTGCATCCACTCCAATAACAAGTTATTTCGGTGGGGCGAGTAAAGTGTTTTTTGGTTATACCGCATCAACAGGAGGTTCAATCAACGAACAGAGTGTTCGTTTTACAGATTTCTGCTCTCAATTACCTTTAGAACTTGACACTAACGCGGATGGACTGAATAATGAATATGACAGAGATTCAGATTCAGATGGATGTCCCGATGCTATAGAAGGTGATAAATTGATTACGCAGAGCATGATTAACGCAAATGGAAGTATCGCAGGTGGTGTTGATGCAAATGGCATTCCCCTTGCCGCTACTGGTGGCCAAGGAATCGGAAATGCATATAATGCTGCAGTTAGCGATTGTCGCAATACAGGATTATGCTCATCTGGCTGTAATGGAAATGCATATGTTAATAGTACTACTCCTAACACCATTGAGTATGATAACATGGTGAGTGTATTTCACTCTTCAATGGTCAAAGAGTCAGACGGAAAAGTCAAAGTATGGGGACAAGGCATAGCCTTTAATGGAACTGGTCAAACCAACAACGTCCTTATACCACAAGAAATGAACAGCACAACCTATCCTGGATTGACGGGCACCATTTTAAAAATTGCTGCAGGCAGTAACAGTAATAATCAGCAATTTGCAGTATTGACAACTACAGGTCTCTTTGTTTGGGGTGGAGCGACAGGCTCTCTGATTAACCCTACAATCAAGAGTACAAATGTTTTTGGATCTGTAGCGATAGGAACTTCAGGTGTAACAGGTACAAAATCTGACGGGCTACCGGCAGGAGTCTTGCCTGCAGATGTAAAAATGATGTTTGGTACAAGAAACACTTTAGCAATTGTTACCTGCTCAGGGGCTGCTTGGATGTTGAGCAATGGGGGTTCAAAAAATGGCGATGGCACTACGGTCACTGACGCAGTTTGGCACAGAGTTAAAATAAATGCAACTACAGATTTAAATAATGTCGTTGCGATGAGGGGAACTTTAAACGCGATGTTTGCATTGACTTCGGATGGTGAGCTGTATACTTGGGGAACTGGTTCTCGCATAGGTGGAACAAGCGATGTGCCGACGAATAGATCATTTGCCACATTGATGTCTAAACCTGCAGGTATCACAATAAAAATGATTGGAATGACAAACTCAACGAGTGGTCAAAGTTATTTCTTACTTGCTACCAATGGAAATCTATATAGTTTAGGCGAAAATGAATCCAGGCAGCTTGGGATCTTCTCAACTGTTGACAGTAATGTTTGGGTAAGGGTTCAACGAACAGCTGCTGCCGGTGATTTTCTTACCAATGTCGTGTGGATTAGTCCACAGGAACATGAAGGTGGAAACTATGCTGCGATTAATATCCTGACAGCAGACGGTAAGCTATGGGCATGGGGAAATAATAACAATTCTATGTTAGGGGCGACAGGCGCTACTGTAGACCCAACATTAATGCCAGGAAGCATAACAGGAGCTTATGATGCAACTAAACTTAATAGCACTGACACCCTCATTGCTGTGGAAACAGGGGGTCACACAACACTAATTATCAAGCAGTGTAGCACAAAATTCGGATATGTAGGACACCGTATCAGTGGTAGTATGGCAAATAACAGCTCAGGTTCAGGAACAGAAACAGTTTATAATTTTGGGGATACAGCGCCATTATCTATATGTGGGGCATTAGCAGGACCTGCTGTTACTGATTTGAAAATTTGTACAGGAACTTTGGCTAATCTGCAAAACGCTCAACCCAGTTCTCTTCCGCCTGGTGTAACTACTATAGAATGGTGGACAACAATAACAAGGGATTCTGGAACCCAGCTTACGAACATCACTGCTGTTCCTCCAGGAACTTATTACGCATTTTACAGTCCACTTGTTGTAAGCTGTCCGACCACAATGACGGTTTCTTATTATCTTCCGACCGATGTCGGAAATACAAACAATTGTGTGTGTTATAACCCGGCTATAACACCAGGAACAGGCCCCGAAACTAAAATGGGAATAACTCTGCTAAAAAGAGCATCATCGGCTGATAACTGGCCAATGGGAAGAAAATCAGGGCATATAGTTTTAGAGTCAAATTCCAAAGGTTTTGTAGTATCCCGTGTAACTACAGCAGGGCTGTCGGCGATAACCACACCGCAGGAAGGAATGATGGTTTACGATACTACCGCAAGATGTCTTAAAATTTATAGCGATGGTGCATGGACCTGCTTTAACAATCCTGCATGTCCGTAATCATTATAACCCTTACAATTAATTTTGTTATAAATTAACATCCAATAAAATGAAAAACACACTCTTAATCATAACTATAATTCTTTCAGGTTTGGCAAATTCACAAGTCATCATTGGCGATGCTGTAGGAACAGCACCTGCAGGACAAAAAACTTCGGTCCTTTTGGAATTTGCAGCCGGTCAGAATAAAGGAATAATCCTTCCGTACGTCAGAACGATTCCTGCCGGCACAGGTTTAGCCGAAGGAACTATTATTCTAGACGCCACTAATCCAGCAGGCGCAAGAGTACGCTACTATAACGGAGTAACAACGAATGGTGCTACAGGATGGGTAGATTTAAGCAATGGCAATAATGGTAACATTACCTCAGTCATGGCATTACAGCCTACTTCAGCACAGGTAAATGAAGATGCTAATGCTAAAGTGATTATCGGATCGGACACATCATCTGCTGCAGGAGTTTTAGTTCTTGAATCATCCTCGAAGGCAATGATTTTACCGATAGTAAGTGATACCAACAGCATACCAGATCCTGCTCCAGGCATGATGGTTTTTATCAATAAGACCGGGGCGAAAAGATTGGCAGTTTACAACGGTAGTGGGTGGACCTATTGGAAACCGTAAATAATAATTGCTAAGATATAAATTCATAGAATAATATTATTGCAGTTTTGTAATATTGAAATGAAACAAAGTGCTAAAGATTTTATCTTATGTAAGACCTTTAATGTAAATAAAATTAGCATACAGTTATAGTCGGAAGAAAATCTTCCGACTTTTTTTCTTTAAAATTAGGACTTGAAAAGTTCTTAAATCCAATATATATTAAAAGGTAGTATAAAATTTTCTGGACGACTGTGAATAGTCGAAAAACTTAAAATTAAATGGAAGGAGCAATTAGGTTGAAATTCTAAATCCTTTAAAGAACATAATCGTTATCATCTTCAAAATTACACTTAAAGATTTGATAATATTTTGTTTTCATGGCACGGGCTTTGAAACTCCTATTATAGTTTTTTCATCATTTACTTTCTTGACAATTAACCTGACATAAGTCGGATTTTTGTATATACTGACTCGAAACCTTAATAAGACCTAACACTTCTCTTTAATAGTAAATCTTACTGTGATCAATTTTGAGAACCCCTGATGACTCCATTTTTTTTATGACCCTGATTATTGTTTCAACCCTAACGCCTGTAAGGTTAGCTAGTTGATTTCGTGTGAAAGGTACCTGGAAGCTTAATTCTTTAGTATATCCAAAGTATTCTTTTAGATGATCAAGTATTTTTTTTACTCTCATCAGAGGATCGCTGATTGCCAAAAAAGAAGAAACCAAATACCTAAAATGAAGTCTTTCAGCAGTATAACGACTGACATCTATTAAGAGTTCCGGCTTACTCATTACTAAATCTAAATAAGAAGTTTTAGGCAGAAGAATAACAGTACAGCTTTTTACAGCAATTGCAGAAACGGCATAACTTTTTTCAGTTAGTAAATAAGACTCTCCAAAACAATGCCCGTCAAATGGAAAACCGTGAATGAATTCCTTACCATTGTCAAAAATATTACACAGCTTAATGGTACCTTTCT encodes the following:
- a CDS encoding Crp/Fnr family transcriptional regulator yields the protein MIINDELLFKHGAILKSYDENDIIFKEGIQAKYYYQIQVGTVKICNTFDDGKEFAHGFPFVGHCFGESYLLTDKPYAINVVALTASVIICLPKTAYLDLVVDNPQVLLDVNRYTAERLHFRYLVSSFLAISDPLIKIQKLLDHLKDYFGYTELYSFQVPFTRNQLASLTGLRVETIIRVIKKCKHQGFSKLITVKFFISVNRVCLMWICRIFKIKTQLISGLLSSKL
- a CDS encoding lectin-like domain-containing protein, with the translated sequence MLKGNLIFFDSSNLIAIFFKMNFNYFFSYFDSHKMNRKPILTILLFLGFFGSFNAQMGPNDDFDGDGIINSLDLDDDNDGILDCIERGYSQTASVDDIFKLNGSATEINSKQIRLTQAITYQSGQAWSNGKVDFSKSFVLRYEANLGANDNGADGIATVFHNSPLGVNAVGGSGSGMGANGIQNGIVLEIDTYQNGAAEGDIANDHGQIWVSSNQSGAGLLTTAADLGQLEDNVWREVVITWNFTTKTLSYTVGGINAGSYTFPASTPITSYFGGASKVFFGYTASTGGSINEQSVRFTDFCSQLPLELDTNADGLNNEYDRDSDSDGCPDAIEGDKLITQSMINANGSIAGGVDANGIPLAATGGQGIGNAYNAAVSDCRNTGLCSSGCNGNAYVNSTTPNTIEYDNMVSVFHSSMVKESDGKVKVWGQGIAFNGTGQTNNVLIPQEMNSTTYPGLTGTILKIAAGSNSNNQQFAVLTTTGLFVWGGATGSLINPTIKSTNVFGSVAIGTSGVTGTKSDGLPAGVLPADVKMMFGTRNTLAIVTCSGAAWMLSNGGSKNGDGTTVTDAVWHRVKINATTDLNNVVAMRGTLNAMFALTSDGELYTWGTGSRIGGTSDVPTNRSFATLMSKPAGITIKMIGMTNSTSGQSYFLLATNGNLYSLGENESRQLGIFSTVDSNVWVRVQRTAAAGDFLTNVVWISPQEHEGGNYAAINILTADGKLWAWGNNNNSMLGATGATVDPTLMPGSITGAYDATKLNSTDTLIAVETGGHTTLIIKQCSTKFGYVGHRISGSMANNSSGSGTETVYNFGDTAPLSICGALAGPAVTDLKICTGTLANLQNAQPSSLPPGVTTIEWWTTITRDSGTQLTNITAVPPGTYYAFYSPLVVSCPTTMTVSYYLPTDVGNTNNCVCYNPAITPGTGPETKMGITLLKRASSADNWPMGRKSGHIVLESNSKGFVVSRVTTAGLSAITTPQEGMMVYDTTARCLKIYSDGAWTCFNNPACP
- a CDS encoding DUF4385 domain-containing protein, translating into MSTEKPTYLNFNKKDYFWKPDIDYRLHPEMYKVGKGEQGVLICEPYKSEIGKHWRFKNEKIAKISSETIFSMFLDYLEQDDFVGADMARKYLQMGFTRARRYFNYKGGKKYDAEKGYQQLEKGTGDPEKAKSGDIFYKKWKQAEKNPVYSKLKINWKNKFG
- a CDS encoding Crp/Fnr family transcriptional regulator, whose amino-acid sequence is MIISEELLFQCGAFTKSYAENEIIFCEGNSAKYYYQIQKGTIKLCNIFDNGKEFIHGFPFDGHCFGESYLLTEKSYAVSAIAVKSCTVILLPKTSYLDLVMSKPELLIDVSRYTAERLHFRYLVSSFLAISDPLMRVKKILDHLKEYFGYTKELSFQVPFTRNQLANLTGVRVETIIRVIKKMESSGVLKIDHSKIYY